One window of the Daphnia pulex isolate KAP4 chromosome 8, ASM2113471v1 genome contains the following:
- the LOC124200930 gene encoding EH domain-containing protein 3-like → MFSWLGKDEARNKQPEIYDSVVEGLKKIYKSKILPLEQQYFFHDFHSPELSDPDFDARPMILLVGQYSTGKTTFIRYLLEKDFPGIRIGPEPTTDRFIAVMHGDTEGVIPGNALVVDPKKQFRPLSKFGNAFLNRFQCSTVDSPVLKGISIVDSPGILSGEKQRTDRGYEFTGVLEWFAERVDRIILLFDAHKLDISDEFRRSIEALRGHDDKIRIILNKADMIDHQQLMRVYGALMWSLGKVLNTPEVARVYIGSFWDQPLRYDMNRRLFEAEEQDLFSDLQSLPRNAALRKLNDLIKRARLAKVHAYIIAALRKDFPTMFGKDAKKKELIKNLGQIYDQIQREYQISPGDFPDIKKMQEQLVHHDFTKFPPLKPRLLEAVDRMLAEDIARLMSVIPQESVIRAAAEPNGSGIKGGAFDGVSEKASPFGYLKGEGIDAGAGEPEWIVGKDRYKADNIFDSLNPIDGKVTGAAAKSEMVKSKLPNSVLGKVWKLADVDKDGMLDSDEFALAMHLINIKLDGHDIPAELPAHLVPPSKRGRF, encoded by the exons ATGTTCAGTTGGCTGGGCAAAGATGAGGCTCGCAACAAACAGCCTGAAATCTATGATAG TGTGGTTGAAggtttaaagaaaatttacaaaagCAAGATCCTGCCTTTGGAACAGCAATACTTCTTCCATGATTTCCACTCACCAGAACTGAGTGATCCTGATTTTGATGCCAGGCCAATGATCCTATTGGTAGGGCAATACTCAACTGGCAAAACCACTTTCATTCGATACTTACtggaaaaagattttcctg GAATTCGGATCGGTCCCGAGCCTACCACGGACAGGTTCATAGCTGTCATGCACGGAGATACTGAAGGCGTCATACCCGGAAACGCCCTTGTGGTCGAtccaaagaaacaatttaGGCCTCTATCCAAATTTGGCAATGCCTTTCTTAACCGATTCCAATGTTCTACAGTCGATTCCCCTGTCCTAAAGGGCATCAGTATTGTTGATTCACCTGGTATCCTTTCGGGCGAAAAACAGAGAACGGACAGAGGCTACGAATTCACCGGTGTGCTGGAGTGGTTCGCTGAGCGAGTGGACAGAatcattcttcttttcgatGCGCACAAGTTGGACATTTCTGATGAGTTTAGACGTTCCATTGAAGCCTTGCGAGGTCACGACGATAAAATTCGCATTATCTTAAATAAA GCTGATATGATCGATCACCAGCAGTTAATGAGGGTGTACGGCGCACTAATGTGGTCACTCGGTAAAGTGCTCAACACACCCGAAGTGGCTCGTGTATACATAGGATCCTTTTGGGATCAACCTCTACGTTATGATATGAACAGAAG GTTATTCGAAGCTGAAGAGCAGGATTTGTTTTCAGACCTGCAATCACTCCCAAGAAATGCTGCTTTACGAAAACTGAATGATTTAATCAAGCGGGCTCGTCTAGCTAAG GTTCATGCATACATAATCGCTGCTCTGCGAAAGGATTTCCCAACCATGTTTGGCAAAGACgctaagaaaaaagagctcaTCAAAAACTTGGGCCAAATCTACGATCAGATACAACGAGAATATCAAATATCCCCTGGTGATTTTCctgacattaaaaaaatgcag GAGCAGTTAGTGCATCACGACTTCACCAAGTTTCCGCCATTAAAGCCCCGATTGCTCGAGGCAGTTGATAGAATGTTAGCCGAAGATATAGCCCGTTTAATGTCAGTCATACCACAGGAATCTGTAATAAGAGCAGCTGCCGAACCGAACGGTTCTGGTATTAAAGGTGGAGCTTTCGATGGCGTTAGTGAAAAGGCCAGCCCATTCGGCTACTTGAAAGGCGAAGGCATCGACGCTGGAGCTGGTGAACCTGAATGGATTGTTGGAAAAGATCGCTACAAAGCAGACAACATCTTTGACAGTCTCAACCCGATTGACGGAAAAGTCACCGGAGCAG CTGCCAAGTCAGAAATGGTAAAATCGAAGTTACCAAACTCAGTCTTGGGTAAAGTGTGGAAACTTGCCGACGTTGATAAGGACGGCATGTTGGACTCGGATGAATTCGCTTTGGCAATGCACCTAATCAACATCAAACTAGACGGTCACGACATCCCAGCCGAATTGCCTGCGCACTTGGTACCACCATCGAAAAGGGGTCGCTTTTAA
- the LOC124200934 gene encoding ubiquitin thioesterase OTU1-like → MASKMQLRVKHKGGQSVISTLSLTSRVEQLLDELSKSTQIPVHLVKILRGFPPIAVDISDKNVSLGECGLQERDTILVEELIETQPVQSLPVSHEDSTELGKIAPAGILLRKVVPSDNSCLFTSIGFCLSGKPDPKSSSFMRELVGSTVISQTETYNEALLGKPNKEYQKWILQDDSWGGAIELAILSSYFGLEIDVVNTQHSIINKFGEDQNYGQRILLIYDGIHYDPLYLEPFDGSQNKTLFPTSDSAVLQQAEELAAEARASHQFTDVNHFTLKCMVCNCFLTGQIQAQQHAKETGHANFGEVTASS, encoded by the exons ATGGCGTCTAAGATGCAACTACGCGTAAAACACAAAGGTGGCCAATCTGTCATTTCAACCCTGTCATTAACCAGTAGAGTGGAGCAATTACTGGATGAATTGTCAAAATCAACCCAGATACCAGTGCACTTGGTTAAAATCTTGAGGGGTTTCCCACCGATTGCTGTGGATATTTCAGACAAAAATGTTTCCCTTGGTGAATGTGGTCTGCAAGAAAGAGACACCATTCTTGTAGAAGAATTAATAGAAACACAACCTGTGCAATCTTTACCAGTTTCCCATGAAGACAGTACAGAACTTGGAAAAATTGCCCCAGCAGGCATACTACTAAGAAAAGTTGTTCCTTCTGATAATTCATGCCTATTTACAAGCATTGGTTTTTGTCTTTCAG GCAAGCCTGATCCCAAATCCAGCTCATTTATGAGAGAACTGGTTGGGTCAACAGTTATAAGTCAAACAGAAACATACAATGAAGCTTTGCTGGGAAAACCCAACAAAGAATACCAGAAATGGATTCTTCAG GACGATTCTTGGGGAGGGGCCATTGAACTAGCTATTTTATCCTCTTATTTTGGATTGGAAATTGATGTTGTTAATACTCAACACTCAATCATCAACAAATTTGGTGAAGATCAAAATTATGGACAAAGGATACTTTTGATTTATGACGGCATCCATTATGATCCTCTCTATCTAGAACCTTTCGAC GGGAGCCAAAACAAAACGTTGTTTCCAACATCAGATTCTGCGGTATTGCAACAAGCCGAAGAATTGGCG GCCGAGGCTAGAGCGAGCCACCAGTTCACCGATGTCAACCACTTTACGCTCAAGTGTATGGTGTGCAATTGCTTTTTGACGGGTCAGATTCAAGCGCAGCAACATGCAAAAGAAACGGGTCATGCTAACTTTGGTGAGGTTACGGCTTCAAGTTAA
- the LOC124200936 gene encoding transmembrane protein 50A-like, giving the protein MPFLENLMERVNLQEKRNTYASVSAGILFASGWWMIFDVAARYPAMEVFHHAYHVCGVVGTISMIMINMVSNGAIRGDSYSEDGCLGSRGARGWFFLGLVLGFTALIASCWILFQAYVIPANGPQWPGVGLFMQNLFIFLSSLMFRFGRSEELWSS; this is encoded by the exons ATGCCTTTTCTCGAGAATTTAATGGAACGGGTCAACCTGCAGGAAAAGCGTAACACCTACGCTTCCGTCTCAGCGGGAATATTA tttgCATCAGGCTGGTGGATGATTTTTGATGTAGCTGCACGATACCCCGCCATGGAAGTTTTTCACCATGCCTATCATGTTTGTGGGGTTGTAGGCACTATTTCAATGATAAT GATCAATATGGTGAGCAATGGTGCAATTAGAGGAGACAGTTACTCTGAAGATGGATGTCTAGGTTCACGCGGTGCTCGCGGTTGGTTTTTCCTGGGTCTGGTTCTTGGTTTCACTGCCCTCATTGCATCATGttggattttatttcaagCTTACGTCATTCCCGCAAATGGCCCACAATGGCCTGGAGTTGGACTCTTCATGCAAAatcttttcatatttttatccTCTCTGATGTTCCGATTTGGCAGATCAGAGGAGCTTTGGTCTTCGTAA